One Vicugna pacos chromosome 12, VicPac4, whole genome shotgun sequence genomic window carries:
- the MGAT4C gene encoding alpha-1,3-mannosyl-glycoprotein 4-beta-N-acetylglucosaminyltransferase C isoform X6, translating to MNSVQFCASFPQERMFKFHQVKHIFEILDKMRCLRKRSTVSFLGILVILLLFMNLYIEDSYVLEGDKQLIRESSTHQPNPERYVHTFKDLSNFSGAINVTYRYLAGMPLQRKRFLTIGLSSVKRKKGNYLLETIKSIFEQSSYEELKEISVVVHLADFNSSWREVMVQDITQKFAHHIIAGRLMVIHAPEEYYPILNGLKRNYNDPEDRVRFRSKQNVDYAFLINFCANISDYYVMLEDDVRCSKNFLTAIKKVITSLEGTYWVTLEFSKLGYIGKLYHSHDLPRLAHFLLMFYQEMPCDWLLSHFRGLLAQKNVIRFKPSLFQHMGYYSSYKGTENKLKDDDFEEELFDIPDNPPASLYTNMSVFENYDASKAYSSVDEYFWGKSPSTGDVFVIIFENPIIIKKIKVNTGTEDRQNDILHHGALDVGGNIIPFKQNRQCSTYIRLGEFKNGNFEISDVNQKIPFDVHCMRIHVTKTQKEWLIIRSISIWTS from the exons ATGAACAGCGTACAG TTCTGTGCCTCTTTTCCACAGGAGAGAATGTTTAAATTTCACCAAGTgaaacatatttttgaaatactAGATAAAATGCGATGCCTGCGAAAACGTTCTACAGTCTCTTTCTTGGGAATTCTTGTCATTTTACTTCTGTTTATGAACTTGTACATTGAAGATAGCTATGTTCTG GAAGGAGACAAGCAACTTATAAGGGAATCATCCACACATCAACCGAATCCAGAACGCTATGTACATACTTTCAAAGATTTATCTAATTTCTCAGGAGCCATCAATGTCACCTATCGCTACTTAGCTGGCATGCCTTTACAAAGAAAGC GATTTCTTACAATTGGACTTTCATCAGTGAaacgaaaaaaaggaaactatttaCTTGAGACAATCAAGTCAATTTTTGAGCAATCGAGCTACGAAGAGTTGAAGGAAATTTCAGTGGTGGTTCACCTAGCAGACTTTAATTCATCTTGGCGTGAGGTCATGGTCCAGGATATTACACAGAAATTTGCCCACCATATTATTGCAGGAAGATTAATGGTTATACATGCTCCAGAGGAATATTACCCAATCCTGAATGGCCTTAAAAGAAATTACAATGATCCAGAAGATAGAGTCAGATTTCGTTCCAAGCAAAATGTAGATTATGCatttttgattaatttttgtgcCAATATTTCAGACTATTATGTAATGCTTGAAGACGATGTTCGGTGTTCAAAAAATTTCTTAACTGCCATCAAGAAAGTCATTACATCCCTAGAAGGAACTTACTGGGTAACCCTGGAGTTCTCTAAGCTTGGCTATATTGGAAAACTTTATCATTCTCATGATCTCCCACGTTTGGcacattttttattaatgttttatcaAGAAATGCCTTGTGATTGGCTATTGTCTCATTTCCGGGGTTTGTTGGCTCAGAAAAATGTGATTCGTTTTAAACCATCTCTCTTTCAGCACATGGGTTATTATTCATCATATAAAGGAACTGAGAATAAGCTAAAGGATGATGATTTTGAAGAAGAGTTATTTGACATCCCTGACAACCCTCCTGCAAGTCTATACACCAACATGAGTGTTTTTGAAAATTACGATGCAAGCAAGGCTTACAGTAGTGTTGATGAATACTTCTGGGGGAAATCACCTTCAACAGGTGATGTCTTTGTGATTATATTCGAAAATccaattataattaaaaaaattaaagtgaatacTGGAACGGAAGATCGACAAAATGACATTTTGCATCATGGAGCCCTGGATGTTGGGGGAAACATTATACCGTTCAAACAAAATAGGCAGTGTAGTACTTATATAAGACTGGGGGAATTCAAAAATGGAAACTTTGAAATATCTGACGTAAATCAAAAAATTCCATTTGATGTACATTGTATGAGGATACACGTCACCAAGACACAAAAGGAATGGCTGATTATTAGGAGTATTAGCATCTGGACTTCTTAA
- the MGAT4C gene encoding alpha-1,3-mannosyl-glycoprotein 4-beta-N-acetylglucosaminyltransferase C isoform X7, with product MNSVQERMFKFHQVKHIFEILDKMRCLRKRSTVSFLGILVILLLFMNLYIEDSYVLEGDKQLIRESSTHQPNPERYVHTFKDLSNFSGAINVTYRYLAGMPLQRKRFLTIGLSSVKRKKGNYLLETIKSIFEQSSYEELKEISVVVHLADFNSSWREVMVQDITQKFAHHIIAGRLMVIHAPEEYYPILNGLKRNYNDPEDRVRFRSKQNVDYAFLINFCANISDYYVMLEDDVRCSKNFLTAIKKVITSLEGTYWVTLEFSKLGYIGKLYHSHDLPRLAHFLLMFYQEMPCDWLLSHFRGLLAQKNVIRFKPSLFQHMGYYSSYKGTENKLKDDDFEEELFDIPDNPPASLYTNMSVFENYDASKAYSSVDEYFWGKSPSTGDVFVIIFENPIIIKKIKVNTGTEDRQNDILHHGALDVGGNIIPFKQNRQCSTYIRLGEFKNGNFEISDVNQKIPFDVHCMRIHVTKTQKEWLIIRSISIWTS from the exons ATGAACAGCGTACAG GAGAGAATGTTTAAATTTCACCAAGTgaaacatatttttgaaatactAGATAAAATGCGATGCCTGCGAAAACGTTCTACAGTCTCTTTCTTGGGAATTCTTGTCATTTTACTTCTGTTTATGAACTTGTACATTGAAGATAGCTATGTTCTG GAAGGAGACAAGCAACTTATAAGGGAATCATCCACACATCAACCGAATCCAGAACGCTATGTACATACTTTCAAAGATTTATCTAATTTCTCAGGAGCCATCAATGTCACCTATCGCTACTTAGCTGGCATGCCTTTACAAAGAAAGC GATTTCTTACAATTGGACTTTCATCAGTGAaacgaaaaaaaggaaactatttaCTTGAGACAATCAAGTCAATTTTTGAGCAATCGAGCTACGAAGAGTTGAAGGAAATTTCAGTGGTGGTTCACCTAGCAGACTTTAATTCATCTTGGCGTGAGGTCATGGTCCAGGATATTACACAGAAATTTGCCCACCATATTATTGCAGGAAGATTAATGGTTATACATGCTCCAGAGGAATATTACCCAATCCTGAATGGCCTTAAAAGAAATTACAATGATCCAGAAGATAGAGTCAGATTTCGTTCCAAGCAAAATGTAGATTATGCatttttgattaatttttgtgcCAATATTTCAGACTATTATGTAATGCTTGAAGACGATGTTCGGTGTTCAAAAAATTTCTTAACTGCCATCAAGAAAGTCATTACATCCCTAGAAGGAACTTACTGGGTAACCCTGGAGTTCTCTAAGCTTGGCTATATTGGAAAACTTTATCATTCTCATGATCTCCCACGTTTGGcacattttttattaatgttttatcaAGAAATGCCTTGTGATTGGCTATTGTCTCATTTCCGGGGTTTGTTGGCTCAGAAAAATGTGATTCGTTTTAAACCATCTCTCTTTCAGCACATGGGTTATTATTCATCATATAAAGGAACTGAGAATAAGCTAAAGGATGATGATTTTGAAGAAGAGTTATTTGACATCCCTGACAACCCTCCTGCAAGTCTATACACCAACATGAGTGTTTTTGAAAATTACGATGCAAGCAAGGCTTACAGTAGTGTTGATGAATACTTCTGGGGGAAATCACCTTCAACAGGTGATGTCTTTGTGATTATATTCGAAAATccaattataattaaaaaaattaaagtgaatacTGGAACGGAAGATCGACAAAATGACATTTTGCATCATGGAGCCCTGGATGTTGGGGGAAACATTATACCGTTCAAACAAAATAGGCAGTGTAGTACTTATATAAGACTGGGGGAATTCAAAAATGGAAACTTTGAAATATCTGACGTAAATCAAAAAATTCCATTTGATGTACATTGTATGAGGATACACGTCACCAAGACACAAAAGGAATGGCTGATTATTAGGAGTATTAGCATCTGGACTTCTTAA
- the MGAT4C gene encoding alpha-1,3-mannosyl-glycoprotein 4-beta-N-acetylglucosaminyltransferase C isoform X10, translated as MREMVADKMRCLRKRSTVSFLGILVILLLFMNLYIEDSYVLEGDKQLIRESSTHQPNPERYVHTFKDLSNFSGAINVTYRYLAGMPLQRKRFLTIGLSSVKRKKGNYLLETIKSIFEQSSYEELKEISVVVHLADFNSSWREVMVQDITQKFAHHIIAGRLMVIHAPEEYYPILNGLKRNYNDPEDRVRFRSKQNVDYAFLINFCANISDYYVMLEDDVRCSKNFLTAIKKVITSLEGTYWVTLEFSKLGYIGKLYHSHDLPRLAHFLLMFYQEMPCDWLLSHFRGLLAQKNVIRFKPSLFQHMGYYSSYKGTENKLKDDDFEEELFDIPDNPPASLYTNMSVFENYDASKAYSSVDEYFWGKSPSTGDVFVIIFENPIIIKKIKVNTGTEDRQNDILHHGALDVGGNIIPFKQNRQCSTYIRLGEFKNGNFEISDVNQKIPFDVHCMRIHVTKTQKEWLIIRSISIWTS; from the exons ATGAGAGAAATGGTGGCAG ATAAAATGCGATGCCTGCGAAAACGTTCTACAGTCTCTTTCTTGGGAATTCTTGTCATTTTACTTCTGTTTATGAACTTGTACATTGAAGATAGCTATGTTCTG GAAGGAGACAAGCAACTTATAAGGGAATCATCCACACATCAACCGAATCCAGAACGCTATGTACATACTTTCAAAGATTTATCTAATTTCTCAGGAGCCATCAATGTCACCTATCGCTACTTAGCTGGCATGCCTTTACAAAGAAAGC GATTTCTTACAATTGGACTTTCATCAGTGAaacgaaaaaaaggaaactatttaCTTGAGACAATCAAGTCAATTTTTGAGCAATCGAGCTACGAAGAGTTGAAGGAAATTTCAGTGGTGGTTCACCTAGCAGACTTTAATTCATCTTGGCGTGAGGTCATGGTCCAGGATATTACACAGAAATTTGCCCACCATATTATTGCAGGAAGATTAATGGTTATACATGCTCCAGAGGAATATTACCCAATCCTGAATGGCCTTAAAAGAAATTACAATGATCCAGAAGATAGAGTCAGATTTCGTTCCAAGCAAAATGTAGATTATGCatttttgattaatttttgtgcCAATATTTCAGACTATTATGTAATGCTTGAAGACGATGTTCGGTGTTCAAAAAATTTCTTAACTGCCATCAAGAAAGTCATTACATCCCTAGAAGGAACTTACTGGGTAACCCTGGAGTTCTCTAAGCTTGGCTATATTGGAAAACTTTATCATTCTCATGATCTCCCACGTTTGGcacattttttattaatgttttatcaAGAAATGCCTTGTGATTGGCTATTGTCTCATTTCCGGGGTTTGTTGGCTCAGAAAAATGTGATTCGTTTTAAACCATCTCTCTTTCAGCACATGGGTTATTATTCATCATATAAAGGAACTGAGAATAAGCTAAAGGATGATGATTTTGAAGAAGAGTTATTTGACATCCCTGACAACCCTCCTGCAAGTCTATACACCAACATGAGTGTTTTTGAAAATTACGATGCAAGCAAGGCTTACAGTAGTGTTGATGAATACTTCTGGGGGAAATCACCTTCAACAGGTGATGTCTTTGTGATTATATTCGAAAATccaattataattaaaaaaattaaagtgaatacTGGAACGGAAGATCGACAAAATGACATTTTGCATCATGGAGCCCTGGATGTTGGGGGAAACATTATACCGTTCAAACAAAATAGGCAGTGTAGTACTTATATAAGACTGGGGGAATTCAAAAATGGAAACTTTGAAATATCTGACGTAAATCAAAAAATTCCATTTGATGTACATTGTATGAGGATACACGTCACCAAGACACAAAAGGAATGGCTGATTATTAGGAGTATTAGCATCTGGACTTCTTAA
- the MGAT4C gene encoding alpha-1,3-mannosyl-glycoprotein 4-beta-N-acetylglucosaminyltransferase C isoform X1: MLVLNLSEENLVFDKKTCSMYQHFLHRTDYENFFLKFCASFPQERMFKFHQVKHIFEILDKMRCLRKRSTVSFLGILVILLLFMNLYIEDSYVLEGDKQLIRESSTHQPNPERYVHTFKDLSNFSGAINVTYRYLAGMPLQRKRFLTIGLSSVKRKKGNYLLETIKSIFEQSSYEELKEISVVVHLADFNSSWREVMVQDITQKFAHHIIAGRLMVIHAPEEYYPILNGLKRNYNDPEDRVRFRSKQNVDYAFLINFCANISDYYVMLEDDVRCSKNFLTAIKKVITSLEGTYWVTLEFSKLGYIGKLYHSHDLPRLAHFLLMFYQEMPCDWLLSHFRGLLAQKNVIRFKPSLFQHMGYYSSYKGTENKLKDDDFEEELFDIPDNPPASLYTNMSVFENYDASKAYSSVDEYFWGKSPSTGDVFVIIFENPIIIKKIKVNTGTEDRQNDILHHGALDVGGNIIPFKQNRQCSTYIRLGEFKNGNFEISDVNQKIPFDVHCMRIHVTKTQKEWLIIRSISIWTS; encoded by the exons TTCTGTGCCTCTTTTCCACAGGAGAGAATGTTTAAATTTCACCAAGTgaaacatatttttgaaatactAGATAAAATGCGATGCCTGCGAAAACGTTCTACAGTCTCTTTCTTGGGAATTCTTGTCATTTTACTTCTGTTTATGAACTTGTACATTGAAGATAGCTATGTTCTG GAAGGAGACAAGCAACTTATAAGGGAATCATCCACACATCAACCGAATCCAGAACGCTATGTACATACTTTCAAAGATTTATCTAATTTCTCAGGAGCCATCAATGTCACCTATCGCTACTTAGCTGGCATGCCTTTACAAAGAAAGC GATTTCTTACAATTGGACTTTCATCAGTGAaacgaaaaaaaggaaactatttaCTTGAGACAATCAAGTCAATTTTTGAGCAATCGAGCTACGAAGAGTTGAAGGAAATTTCAGTGGTGGTTCACCTAGCAGACTTTAATTCATCTTGGCGTGAGGTCATGGTCCAGGATATTACACAGAAATTTGCCCACCATATTATTGCAGGAAGATTAATGGTTATACATGCTCCAGAGGAATATTACCCAATCCTGAATGGCCTTAAAAGAAATTACAATGATCCAGAAGATAGAGTCAGATTTCGTTCCAAGCAAAATGTAGATTATGCatttttgattaatttttgtgcCAATATTTCAGACTATTATGTAATGCTTGAAGACGATGTTCGGTGTTCAAAAAATTTCTTAACTGCCATCAAGAAAGTCATTACATCCCTAGAAGGAACTTACTGGGTAACCCTGGAGTTCTCTAAGCTTGGCTATATTGGAAAACTTTATCATTCTCATGATCTCCCACGTTTGGcacattttttattaatgttttatcaAGAAATGCCTTGTGATTGGCTATTGTCTCATTTCCGGGGTTTGTTGGCTCAGAAAAATGTGATTCGTTTTAAACCATCTCTCTTTCAGCACATGGGTTATTATTCATCATATAAAGGAACTGAGAATAAGCTAAAGGATGATGATTTTGAAGAAGAGTTATTTGACATCCCTGACAACCCTCCTGCAAGTCTATACACCAACATGAGTGTTTTTGAAAATTACGATGCAAGCAAGGCTTACAGTAGTGTTGATGAATACTTCTGGGGGAAATCACCTTCAACAGGTGATGTCTTTGTGATTATATTCGAAAATccaattataattaaaaaaattaaagtgaatacTGGAACGGAAGATCGACAAAATGACATTTTGCATCATGGAGCCCTGGATGTTGGGGGAAACATTATACCGTTCAAACAAAATAGGCAGTGTAGTACTTATATAAGACTGGGGGAATTCAAAAATGGAAACTTTGAAATATCTGACGTAAATCAAAAAATTCCATTTGATGTACATTGTATGAGGATACACGTCACCAAGACACAAAAGGAATGGCTGATTATTAGGAGTATTAGCATCTGGACTTCTTAA
- the MGAT4C gene encoding alpha-1,3-mannosyl-glycoprotein 4-beta-N-acetylglucosaminyltransferase C isoform X3: MRRTVNLKLYQHFLHRTDYENFFLKFCASFPQERMFKFHQVKHIFEILDKMRCLRKRSTVSFLGILVILLLFMNLYIEDSYVLEGDKQLIRESSTHQPNPERYVHTFKDLSNFSGAINVTYRYLAGMPLQRKRFLTIGLSSVKRKKGNYLLETIKSIFEQSSYEELKEISVVVHLADFNSSWREVMVQDITQKFAHHIIAGRLMVIHAPEEYYPILNGLKRNYNDPEDRVRFRSKQNVDYAFLINFCANISDYYVMLEDDVRCSKNFLTAIKKVITSLEGTYWVTLEFSKLGYIGKLYHSHDLPRLAHFLLMFYQEMPCDWLLSHFRGLLAQKNVIRFKPSLFQHMGYYSSYKGTENKLKDDDFEEELFDIPDNPPASLYTNMSVFENYDASKAYSSVDEYFWGKSPSTGDVFVIIFENPIIIKKIKVNTGTEDRQNDILHHGALDVGGNIIPFKQNRQCSTYIRLGEFKNGNFEISDVNQKIPFDVHCMRIHVTKTQKEWLIIRSISIWTS, from the exons TTCTGTGCCTCTTTTCCACAGGAGAGAATGTTTAAATTTCACCAAGTgaaacatatttttgaaatactAGATAAAATGCGATGCCTGCGAAAACGTTCTACAGTCTCTTTCTTGGGAATTCTTGTCATTTTACTTCTGTTTATGAACTTGTACATTGAAGATAGCTATGTTCTG GAAGGAGACAAGCAACTTATAAGGGAATCATCCACACATCAACCGAATCCAGAACGCTATGTACATACTTTCAAAGATTTATCTAATTTCTCAGGAGCCATCAATGTCACCTATCGCTACTTAGCTGGCATGCCTTTACAAAGAAAGC GATTTCTTACAATTGGACTTTCATCAGTGAaacgaaaaaaaggaaactatttaCTTGAGACAATCAAGTCAATTTTTGAGCAATCGAGCTACGAAGAGTTGAAGGAAATTTCAGTGGTGGTTCACCTAGCAGACTTTAATTCATCTTGGCGTGAGGTCATGGTCCAGGATATTACACAGAAATTTGCCCACCATATTATTGCAGGAAGATTAATGGTTATACATGCTCCAGAGGAATATTACCCAATCCTGAATGGCCTTAAAAGAAATTACAATGATCCAGAAGATAGAGTCAGATTTCGTTCCAAGCAAAATGTAGATTATGCatttttgattaatttttgtgcCAATATTTCAGACTATTATGTAATGCTTGAAGACGATGTTCGGTGTTCAAAAAATTTCTTAACTGCCATCAAGAAAGTCATTACATCCCTAGAAGGAACTTACTGGGTAACCCTGGAGTTCTCTAAGCTTGGCTATATTGGAAAACTTTATCATTCTCATGATCTCCCACGTTTGGcacattttttattaatgttttatcaAGAAATGCCTTGTGATTGGCTATTGTCTCATTTCCGGGGTTTGTTGGCTCAGAAAAATGTGATTCGTTTTAAACCATCTCTCTTTCAGCACATGGGTTATTATTCATCATATAAAGGAACTGAGAATAAGCTAAAGGATGATGATTTTGAAGAAGAGTTATTTGACATCCCTGACAACCCTCCTGCAAGTCTATACACCAACATGAGTGTTTTTGAAAATTACGATGCAAGCAAGGCTTACAGTAGTGTTGATGAATACTTCTGGGGGAAATCACCTTCAACAGGTGATGTCTTTGTGATTATATTCGAAAATccaattataattaaaaaaattaaagtgaatacTGGAACGGAAGATCGACAAAATGACATTTTGCATCATGGAGCCCTGGATGTTGGGGGAAACATTATACCGTTCAAACAAAATAGGCAGTGTAGTACTTATATAAGACTGGGGGAATTCAAAAATGGAAACTTTGAAATATCTGACGTAAATCAAAAAATTCCATTTGATGTACATTGTATGAGGATACACGTCACCAAGACACAAAAGGAATGGCTGATTATTAGGAGTATTAGCATCTGGACTTCTTAA
- the MGAT4C gene encoding alpha-1,3-mannosyl-glycoprotein 4-beta-N-acetylglucosaminyltransferase C isoform X5 translates to MVNLKVYQHFLHRTDYENFFLKERMFKFHQVKHIFEILDKMRCLRKRSTVSFLGILVILLLFMNLYIEDSYVLEGDKQLIRESSTHQPNPERYVHTFKDLSNFSGAINVTYRYLAGMPLQRKRFLTIGLSSVKRKKGNYLLETIKSIFEQSSYEELKEISVVVHLADFNSSWREVMVQDITQKFAHHIIAGRLMVIHAPEEYYPILNGLKRNYNDPEDRVRFRSKQNVDYAFLINFCANISDYYVMLEDDVRCSKNFLTAIKKVITSLEGTYWVTLEFSKLGYIGKLYHSHDLPRLAHFLLMFYQEMPCDWLLSHFRGLLAQKNVIRFKPSLFQHMGYYSSYKGTENKLKDDDFEEELFDIPDNPPASLYTNMSVFENYDASKAYSSVDEYFWGKSPSTGDVFVIIFENPIIIKKIKVNTGTEDRQNDILHHGALDVGGNIIPFKQNRQCSTYIRLGEFKNGNFEISDVNQKIPFDVHCMRIHVTKTQKEWLIIRSISIWTS, encoded by the exons GAGAGAATGTTTAAATTTCACCAAGTgaaacatatttttgaaatactAGATAAAATGCGATGCCTGCGAAAACGTTCTACAGTCTCTTTCTTGGGAATTCTTGTCATTTTACTTCTGTTTATGAACTTGTACATTGAAGATAGCTATGTTCTG GAAGGAGACAAGCAACTTATAAGGGAATCATCCACACATCAACCGAATCCAGAACGCTATGTACATACTTTCAAAGATTTATCTAATTTCTCAGGAGCCATCAATGTCACCTATCGCTACTTAGCTGGCATGCCTTTACAAAGAAAGC GATTTCTTACAATTGGACTTTCATCAGTGAaacgaaaaaaaggaaactatttaCTTGAGACAATCAAGTCAATTTTTGAGCAATCGAGCTACGAAGAGTTGAAGGAAATTTCAGTGGTGGTTCACCTAGCAGACTTTAATTCATCTTGGCGTGAGGTCATGGTCCAGGATATTACACAGAAATTTGCCCACCATATTATTGCAGGAAGATTAATGGTTATACATGCTCCAGAGGAATATTACCCAATCCTGAATGGCCTTAAAAGAAATTACAATGATCCAGAAGATAGAGTCAGATTTCGTTCCAAGCAAAATGTAGATTATGCatttttgattaatttttgtgcCAATATTTCAGACTATTATGTAATGCTTGAAGACGATGTTCGGTGTTCAAAAAATTTCTTAACTGCCATCAAGAAAGTCATTACATCCCTAGAAGGAACTTACTGGGTAACCCTGGAGTTCTCTAAGCTTGGCTATATTGGAAAACTTTATCATTCTCATGATCTCCCACGTTTGGcacattttttattaatgttttatcaAGAAATGCCTTGTGATTGGCTATTGTCTCATTTCCGGGGTTTGTTGGCTCAGAAAAATGTGATTCGTTTTAAACCATCTCTCTTTCAGCACATGGGTTATTATTCATCATATAAAGGAACTGAGAATAAGCTAAAGGATGATGATTTTGAAGAAGAGTTATTTGACATCCCTGACAACCCTCCTGCAAGTCTATACACCAACATGAGTGTTTTTGAAAATTACGATGCAAGCAAGGCTTACAGTAGTGTTGATGAATACTTCTGGGGGAAATCACCTTCAACAGGTGATGTCTTTGTGATTATATTCGAAAATccaattataattaaaaaaattaaagtgaatacTGGAACGGAAGATCGACAAAATGACATTTTGCATCATGGAGCCCTGGATGTTGGGGGAAACATTATACCGTTCAAACAAAATAGGCAGTGTAGTACTTATATAAGACTGGGGGAATTCAAAAATGGAAACTTTGAAATATCTGACGTAAATCAAAAAATTCCATTTGATGTACATTGTATGAGGATACACGTCACCAAGACACAAAAGGAATGGCTGATTATTAGGAGTATTAGCATCTGGACTTCTTAA
- the MGAT4C gene encoding alpha-1,3-mannosyl-glycoprotein 4-beta-N-acetylglucosaminyltransferase C isoform X4 encodes MRRTVNLKLYQHFLHRTDYENFFLKERMFKFHQVKHIFEILDKMRCLRKRSTVSFLGILVILLLFMNLYIEDSYVLEGDKQLIRESSTHQPNPERYVHTFKDLSNFSGAINVTYRYLAGMPLQRKRFLTIGLSSVKRKKGNYLLETIKSIFEQSSYEELKEISVVVHLADFNSSWREVMVQDITQKFAHHIIAGRLMVIHAPEEYYPILNGLKRNYNDPEDRVRFRSKQNVDYAFLINFCANISDYYVMLEDDVRCSKNFLTAIKKVITSLEGTYWVTLEFSKLGYIGKLYHSHDLPRLAHFLLMFYQEMPCDWLLSHFRGLLAQKNVIRFKPSLFQHMGYYSSYKGTENKLKDDDFEEELFDIPDNPPASLYTNMSVFENYDASKAYSSVDEYFWGKSPSTGDVFVIIFENPIIIKKIKVNTGTEDRQNDILHHGALDVGGNIIPFKQNRQCSTYIRLGEFKNGNFEISDVNQKIPFDVHCMRIHVTKTQKEWLIIRSISIWTS; translated from the exons GAGAGAATGTTTAAATTTCACCAAGTgaaacatatttttgaaatactAGATAAAATGCGATGCCTGCGAAAACGTTCTACAGTCTCTTTCTTGGGAATTCTTGTCATTTTACTTCTGTTTATGAACTTGTACATTGAAGATAGCTATGTTCTG GAAGGAGACAAGCAACTTATAAGGGAATCATCCACACATCAACCGAATCCAGAACGCTATGTACATACTTTCAAAGATTTATCTAATTTCTCAGGAGCCATCAATGTCACCTATCGCTACTTAGCTGGCATGCCTTTACAAAGAAAGC GATTTCTTACAATTGGACTTTCATCAGTGAaacgaaaaaaaggaaactatttaCTTGAGACAATCAAGTCAATTTTTGAGCAATCGAGCTACGAAGAGTTGAAGGAAATTTCAGTGGTGGTTCACCTAGCAGACTTTAATTCATCTTGGCGTGAGGTCATGGTCCAGGATATTACACAGAAATTTGCCCACCATATTATTGCAGGAAGATTAATGGTTATACATGCTCCAGAGGAATATTACCCAATCCTGAATGGCCTTAAAAGAAATTACAATGATCCAGAAGATAGAGTCAGATTTCGTTCCAAGCAAAATGTAGATTATGCatttttgattaatttttgtgcCAATATTTCAGACTATTATGTAATGCTTGAAGACGATGTTCGGTGTTCAAAAAATTTCTTAACTGCCATCAAGAAAGTCATTACATCCCTAGAAGGAACTTACTGGGTAACCCTGGAGTTCTCTAAGCTTGGCTATATTGGAAAACTTTATCATTCTCATGATCTCCCACGTTTGGcacattttttattaatgttttatcaAGAAATGCCTTGTGATTGGCTATTGTCTCATTTCCGGGGTTTGTTGGCTCAGAAAAATGTGATTCGTTTTAAACCATCTCTCTTTCAGCACATGGGTTATTATTCATCATATAAAGGAACTGAGAATAAGCTAAAGGATGATGATTTTGAAGAAGAGTTATTTGACATCCCTGACAACCCTCCTGCAAGTCTATACACCAACATGAGTGTTTTTGAAAATTACGATGCAAGCAAGGCTTACAGTAGTGTTGATGAATACTTCTGGGGGAAATCACCTTCAACAGGTGATGTCTTTGTGATTATATTCGAAAATccaattataattaaaaaaattaaagtgaatacTGGAACGGAAGATCGACAAAATGACATTTTGCATCATGGAGCCCTGGATGTTGGGGGAAACATTATACCGTTCAAACAAAATAGGCAGTGTAGTACTTATATAAGACTGGGGGAATTCAAAAATGGAAACTTTGAAATATCTGACGTAAATCAAAAAATTCCATTTGATGTACATTGTATGAGGATACACGTCACCAAGACACAAAAGGAATGGCTGATTATTAGGAGTATTAGCATCTGGACTTCTTAA